A single window of Magnetococcus marinus MC-1 DNA harbors:
- a CDS encoding type II toxin-antitoxin system ParD family antitoxin has translation MATNVSLTPELESFARSCVESGRFNSVSEVVRQALRRLKEDEERRTKFDAMLDAVKEEAQREGTYTADQVLEEMDEIIDRVSK, from the coding sequence ATGGCCACCAACGTTAGTTTGACCCCCGAACTGGAATCCTTCGCCCGCTCTTGTGTCGAGAGCGGGCGTTTCAATAGCGTCAGCGAGGTAGTACGCCAAGCCCTACGTCGCCTTAAAGAGGATGAGGAACGCCGCACCAAGTTTGATGCCATGCTTGATGCCGTTAAAGAAGAGGCCCAACGTGAAGGGACCTATACGGCAGATCAGGTTCTGGAAGAAATGGATGAAATTATTGATCGTGTTTCAAAATGA
- a CDS encoding HNH endonuclease, with translation MNEEKPARKVCKKCGKDKPIADFPSRFYKDKQKLYISGHCAECEIERCRLKSRKRTKVQRQAERRRINENKGRQYRTIDEVQAEALERQEARHAKRDATEAWNRWVYQTAPDWWLNAFYASKGTPWSDHRLSVADRYRIRYQRDPEFKTNERVRSQAYKHDNPERVSQWSGGQSRVMDQHDGTMEKGSAMALLKEFDECPYCGEDLIASNSTLDHMDPIASGGIHGVSNLVVACDQCNRSKGSTPFMDWVETLSQPYRDNALMTYWQKQLLAPGKIARDLECRKINGFRESA, from the coding sequence ATGAACGAAGAGAAACCAGCACGCAAGGTCTGTAAAAAGTGTGGCAAAGATAAGCCCATTGCTGACTTCCCGTCGCGTTTCTACAAAGACAAGCAGAAACTTTATATCAGTGGGCATTGTGCTGAGTGTGAGATCGAAAGGTGCAGGCTTAAGAGTAGAAAGCGCACAAAGGTGCAACGGCAGGCAGAACGGCGCCGGATCAATGAGAACAAAGGCCGACAATATCGTACTATTGACGAGGTCCAGGCAGAAGCATTAGAGCGGCAAGAAGCCAGACATGCCAAACGGGATGCAACTGAAGCTTGGAACCGCTGGGTATATCAGACAGCTCCAGATTGGTGGTTGAACGCCTTCTATGCGTCGAAAGGTACTCCCTGGTCGGATCATCGTTTATCTGTCGCAGATCGATATCGGATTCGCTATCAAAGAGATCCTGAGTTCAAAACCAATGAACGTGTACGTAGTCAGGCTTACAAGCATGACAACCCAGAGAGAGTATCGCAGTGGAGCGGTGGTCAAAGCCGTGTGATGGATCAACATGACGGCACCATGGAGAAAGGGTCTGCCATGGCATTGCTGAAAGAGTTTGATGAGTGTCCATACTGCGGTGAGGATTTAATAGCTTCAAATAGCACGCTTGACCATATGGATCCCATTGCAAGTGGTGGTATCCATGGTGTGAGTAACTTGGTTGTGGCATGTGACCAGTGCAATAGATCAAAAGGATCCACACCCTTTATGGATTGGGTCGAGACGCTTTCACAACCCTATCGAGATAATGCCTTGATGACCTATTGGCAGAAGCAATTGTTGGCCCCTGGAAAAATCGCACGGGACCTGGAATGCCGTAAAATCAATGGGTTCCGCGAGAGCGCTTGA
- a CDS encoding site-specific DNA-methyltransferase — MNEIPAMAERIELWPTDRLLPYAGNARTHSDEQVAKVAASMVEFGFTNPILVDGKDGIIAGHCRLSAAQRIGLTQVPVVVLDHLSDAQRRAYILADNRLALDGGWDESILAAELARLQEDEFNLSLVGFTDEEMRDLLDGFADDMDGDGSGTAAGADEVVPEPPANPVSKTGDLWILGEHRLLCGSSLNPEDVIRLMNGERAILFATDPPYLVDYDGTNHPGSKESRKRESLNKDWSDSYGVTWDDSSQGPELYEGFIRSAIDHAIEPNAAWYCWHASKRQAMLEAVWEKMGAFQHQQIIWNKEKGVLTRSKYLWKHEPCLMGWIKGNMPPKINGAEFLSTVWDIRGLSGEERPDHPTPKPLDCFAIPMRQHVERGGLCYEPFSGSGSQIMAGEMTGRRVHAMEISPVYVDVAVKRFIQATGKIVYLDGSGGKSFEDVALERGIDLEAEPPG, encoded by the coding sequence ATGAATGAGATCCCTGCCATGGCCGAACGGATTGAACTGTGGCCAACGGATCGGCTGTTGCCCTATGCGGGCAACGCCCGTACCCACAGTGATGAGCAGGTCGCCAAAGTGGCGGCCAGCATGGTGGAGTTTGGCTTTACCAACCCCATCCTGGTGGACGGTAAGGATGGCATCATTGCCGGTCACTGCCGTCTCTCTGCCGCCCAGCGCATTGGCCTGACACAGGTGCCGGTGGTGGTTCTGGACCATCTCTCCGATGCTCAGCGCCGTGCCTATATCCTGGCGGACAATAGGCTGGCGCTGGATGGTGGCTGGGATGAGTCGATCCTGGCGGCAGAGCTTGCTCGGCTTCAGGAGGATGAATTCAATCTCTCCCTGGTGGGATTCACCGATGAAGAGATGCGGGACCTGCTGGACGGCTTTGCAGATGATATGGATGGTGATGGCAGTGGGACTGCTGCGGGGGCCGATGAGGTGGTTCCTGAGCCTCCAGCCAACCCAGTTTCCAAAACCGGTGATCTGTGGATCCTTGGGGAGCATCGCCTCCTATGCGGTAGCAGCCTCAATCCCGAGGATGTGATTCGGTTGATGAACGGTGAGCGGGCCATCCTCTTCGCCACGGATCCTCCCTATCTGGTGGATTACGATGGTACCAATCATCCCGGTTCCAAAGAGAGCCGTAAGCGGGAATCCCTCAATAAGGACTGGTCGGATAGCTACGGCGTGACTTGGGATGACTCCTCCCAAGGGCCTGAGCTCTATGAGGGGTTTATCCGTTCCGCTATCGACCATGCCATTGAGCCCAACGCGGCTTGGTACTGCTGGCATGCCTCCAAACGGCAGGCGATGCTGGAAGCGGTATGGGAAAAAATGGGGGCCTTTCAGCACCAGCAGATCATCTGGAACAAGGAGAAAGGTGTCCTCACCCGCTCCAAGTACCTGTGGAAGCACGAGCCCTGCTTGATGGGCTGGATCAAGGGCAACATGCCGCCCAAGATCAACGGCGCCGAGTTCCTTTCCACCGTCTGGGACATTCGTGGGCTCTCCGGTGAGGAGCGACCTGACCATCCCACGCCCAAACCACTGGACTGTTTCGCCATTCCCATGCGTCAGCATGTGGAACGAGGCGGCCTCTGCTACGAGCCCTTCAGCGGATCTGGTTCCCAGATCATGGCCGGGGAGATGACAGGGCGGCGGGTGCATGCCATGGAGATCTCACCGGTCTATGTGGATGTGGCGGTAAAGCGATTCATTCAAGCCACGGGGAAGATTGTTTATTTGGATGGTTCCGGCGGGAAAAGTTTTGAGGATGTAGCCTTGGAACGGGGTATTGATCTGGAAGCAGAACCGCCCGGCTGA
- a CDS encoding DUF3489 domain-containing protein → MINLTHTQQTILKAAAQRPDGSINPLPERIKGGASVKVINALEAKGLIENVSINPPYPNWVLTSAAYQVIGQEPPALPPVENQIIDTMTEETAGEKPEETETPDDPEAGIFTRIALDHLFIDTLETRNSDSLDFHNVSVWGVQSALEAAFQAGIEAAQRKTPRSRGTRANSKQATMIEMMKRPQGATLDQITEETGWGSNTIRGAISGTLKKKLGLNVTRAKVDGITTYRITE, encoded by the coding sequence ATGATTAACCTCACTCATACTCAACAGACCATTCTTAAAGCCGCTGCCCAGCGCCCAGACGGGTCGATCAACCCTTTACCAGAACGGATCAAAGGGGGCGCATCGGTAAAGGTGATCAACGCCCTTGAAGCCAAAGGCTTGATCGAGAACGTAAGCATCAACCCACCCTACCCCAACTGGGTCCTTACCAGCGCCGCATACCAAGTTATTGGCCAGGAGCCTCCTGCCCTACCTCCCGTCGAGAACCAGATCATCGACACCATGACTGAGGAAACAGCAGGAGAGAAGCCCGAGGAAACAGAGACCCCGGATGATCCCGAGGCTGGGATTTTCACCAGGATCGCCCTGGATCACCTTTTTATTGACACGCTCGAGACCAGAAACTCTGACAGCCTCGACTTCCATAACGTCAGCGTCTGGGGCGTCCAGAGCGCCTTGGAAGCGGCCTTCCAGGCTGGAATTGAAGCAGCACAACGCAAAACGCCCCGATCCAGAGGGACCAGGGCGAATTCCAAGCAGGCCACCATGATCGAGATGATGAAGCGCCCCCAAGGAGCTACCTTGGATCAAATCACTGAAGAGACTGGATGGGGTTCCAACACAATTAGGGGCGCGATCTCCGGCACTCTGAAGAAAAAGCTGGGGCTCAACGTCACCCGCGCAAAGGTCGATGGAATCACCACCTACCGCATCACGGAATAA
- a CDS encoding phage terminase large subunit family protein, translating to MALSAAQIYEDAFLQGLMPDPRLTVSEWADEHRMLSSVASGEPGPWRTDRTPYLQEVMDSLSPSSPIERVVAMFGSQLGKTECGLNWVGYVIHHAPGPMLMVQPTVEMAKRYSKQRVGPLIESSSEIRERVKPARSRDSGNTVLSKEFPGGILLMTGANSAVGLSSAPIRYLFMDEVDRFPGDADGEGDPVALAIQRTANFSNRKVLLTSTPTIKGFSRIEAAYAESDQRQFWVPCPECGEFQVLTWAQVKWPRGERKLAFYLCPHCEAELADHQKGWMLENGVWRAAAAGDGKTAGFHLSSLYSPHGWTSWGDIAVEHGLVHKDPPRLKVWINTKLGETWEEDADRVDGEGLMERREAWGALLPADVAVLTAGVDVQDDRLEIEIVGWGRDEESWSIDYRVLWGDPSSPAVWEDLDNLLRYPRPHSRQLPDMTIRAAAIDTGGHHTLKSYAFCRSRQGRRIWAIKGRGGQGVPIWPRKPSTKNKGKVPLFIVGVDACKEAILSRLRIEEPGPGYLHFPMQRDGDYFKQLTAESVVTRYHKGRPIREWKKRDSDRNEALDCRVYAMAALQGLIAMGFRLNRDVEKLAEHPLKDAIAESGASQPKRIKPKRRVIQSSWM from the coding sequence ATGGCCTTGTCCGCAGCGCAGATTTACGAAGATGCATTCCTTCAGGGGCTGATGCCCGATCCGCGTCTGACGGTCTCTGAATGGGCCGATGAGCACCGTATGCTGTCATCCGTGGCCTCGGGGGAACCCGGCCCTTGGCGCACCGATCGCACCCCCTATCTGCAAGAGGTGATGGACTCTCTTTCACCCAGCTCACCCATTGAGCGGGTGGTGGCGATGTTTGGCAGTCAGCTGGGTAAAACCGAGTGTGGCCTGAACTGGGTGGGGTATGTGATCCACCATGCGCCAGGGCCCATGCTGATGGTTCAGCCTACGGTGGAGATGGCCAAACGCTACTCCAAACAGCGGGTGGGACCGCTGATCGAATCAAGTTCTGAAATCCGGGAGCGGGTAAAACCGGCTCGGTCACGGGATTCCGGAAACACGGTGCTCTCCAAGGAGTTTCCTGGGGGCATCCTCTTGATGACCGGAGCCAACAGCGCGGTGGGGCTCTCCTCCGCGCCGATCCGTTATCTCTTCATGGATGAGGTGGATCGTTTCCCGGGCGATGCCGATGGCGAAGGGGATCCGGTAGCGTTGGCGATTCAGCGCACGGCGAACTTCTCTAACCGCAAGGTACTGCTCACCAGCACACCCACCATCAAGGGCTTCAGCCGCATTGAAGCGGCCTATGCCGAGAGCGATCAGCGTCAGTTCTGGGTACCCTGCCCAGAGTGTGGTGAGTTTCAGGTGCTGACATGGGCCCAGGTGAAATGGCCTCGTGGTGAGCGCAAGCTGGCGTTTTACCTCTGCCCCCACTGTGAAGCAGAGCTGGCGGATCATCAAAAGGGCTGGATGCTGGAAAATGGTGTCTGGCGAGCGGCGGCAGCAGGGGATGGGAAAACTGCTGGTTTTCACCTCTCCTCCCTCTATAGCCCCCATGGTTGGACCTCCTGGGGGGACATTGCGGTGGAGCATGGTCTGGTGCACAAGGATCCGCCCCGTTTGAAAGTATGGATCAACACCAAGCTGGGTGAAACCTGGGAAGAGGATGCGGATCGTGTTGATGGCGAAGGGCTCATGGAGCGTCGAGAGGCGTGGGGTGCACTGCTCCCTGCTGATGTGGCTGTGCTCACAGCTGGTGTGGATGTGCAGGATGATCGTCTTGAAATTGAAATCGTAGGTTGGGGACGGGATGAAGAGTCCTGGTCCATCGATTACCGGGTACTGTGGGGGGATCCCTCTTCCCCAGCGGTGTGGGAGGATCTGGATAATCTGCTCCGATATCCACGCCCACATAGTCGGCAACTACCGGATATGACGATCCGGGCCGCTGCCATTGATACCGGTGGTCACCATACCCTGAAGTCCTATGCCTTCTGCCGATCCAGGCAGGGCCGAAGGATCTGGGCCATCAAGGGGCGTGGTGGTCAGGGAGTGCCCATCTGGCCCCGCAAGCCCTCCACCAAGAATAAGGGCAAAGTACCCCTTTTCATCGTGGGTGTAGATGCCTGCAAAGAGGCGATCCTCTCCCGTCTACGCATTGAAGAGCCAGGCCCCGGCTATCTGCACTTTCCCATGCAACGGGATGGGGACTACTTCAAACAACTCACCGCTGAATCGGTGGTGACCCGTTATCACAAGGGCCGCCCCATTCGGGAGTGGAAGAAGCGGGATTCCGATCGCAACGAGGCGTTGGATTGTCGTGTCTATGCCATGGCCGCTCTGCAGGGGCTGATTGCCATGGGCTTTCGACTGAACCGGGATGTTGAAAAGCTTGCGGAACACCCGTTGAAGGATGCCATAGCCGAGTCGGGTGCCTCACAACCCAAACGCATCAAACCGAAACGACGGGTCATTCAATCGAGTTGGATGTGA
- a CDS encoding DUF1841 family protein, translating to MNVAARHIREGMIQAISTQIETNDPAISRTTFERLQKSGFDADEAKRLMASVLAHEMFMINQHNQPYDSNRYAALMGQLPRLPG from the coding sequence ATGAACGTTGCGGCCCGACATATACGAGAGGGAATGATCCAAGCCATTTCCACTCAAATTGAAACCAACGATCCCGCCATCTCACGGACCACCTTTGAGCGGCTGCAGAAAAGCGGTTTTGATGCAGATGAAGCCAAACGCCTCATGGCCAGCGTACTGGCTCATGAGATGTTCATGATCAACCAGCACAATCAGCCTTACGATTCGAATCGTTACGCTGCATTGATGGGCCAATTACCTCGCCTCCCGGGGTAA
- a CDS encoding phage head-tail joining protein — MATVSELQVRRDKLLERLESLQTRVSHGDKTVQYDLSQAREALDLLDREIARNGGNRRVARHLRVRSNKDL; from the coding sequence ATGGCCACAGTATCCGAATTACAAGTCCGAAGAGATAAACTCCTGGAGCGTTTGGAATCTCTTCAAACTCGCGTCAGCCATGGGGATAAGACCGTACAGTATGACCTCAGCCAAGCCCGTGAAGCGTTGGATCTATTGGACCGAGAAATAGCCCGTAATGGTGGCAACCGTCGTGTCGCCCGACACCTGCGCGTGCGCAGCAATAAGGATCTCTAA
- a CDS encoding phage portal protein: protein MKLFKRLFGGPPKRRAGYEGAASGRRLGNWQPEEAGINALLFRDATLMRARSRDLVRRNAWASNAVDSLVGNLVGTGIKPQSTVKDPQIKAQIQSLWLAWTKEADAHGMLGFYGLQALIARAMIEGGEVLVRLRNRDARDGLLVPLQLQVLEPEHLPASDSRDLPNGHRVRAGIEFDKIGRRVAYHLFREHPGEQPMLFKAGDVVRVPGSEVCHIFKPLRPGQLRGEPWMAQALVRLHELDQYDDAELVRKKTAALIAGFITKPDPELGVGGEDGQDPDEQGAVPVTWAPGTMQVLLPGEDVKFSDPADVGGQYGEFMRTQLRAVAVGLGLTYEQLTGDLTGVNYSSIRAGMVEFRRRMEQIQRMVLIHQLCRPVWERWMDQAVLSGALQLPEYSKRRREYLAVKWIPQGWTWVDPQKEMNSIIWAIRAGLLSRAEAVSTYGYDIEEIDREIVADNKRADELGLVFDSDSRRTSRSGVSRDSKQSDTELVDLNA from the coding sequence ATGAAGCTGTTTAAGCGTCTGTTTGGTGGTCCTCCCAAACGCCGGGCAGGATATGAAGGGGCCGCATCTGGTCGGCGGCTGGGTAACTGGCAGCCGGAAGAGGCCGGGATCAATGCCCTGCTGTTTCGCGATGCCACCCTCATGCGTGCACGCTCACGAGACTTGGTGCGCCGTAATGCCTGGGCATCCAACGCTGTAGACTCTCTGGTTGGGAACCTTGTGGGTACCGGTATCAAGCCCCAATCCACGGTAAAAGACCCCCAGATCAAAGCCCAGATTCAGTCTTTATGGCTGGCCTGGACAAAAGAGGCCGATGCCCACGGCATGCTGGGCTTCTATGGCCTTCAGGCTTTGATTGCCCGCGCTATGATCGAGGGGGGCGAGGTGCTGGTACGGCTGCGCAATCGGGATGCCCGTGATGGCTTGTTAGTCCCCCTTCAACTCCAGGTATTGGAGCCCGAACATCTCCCTGCCAGTGACAGCCGGGATCTACCCAACGGGCATCGGGTAAGGGCTGGGATTGAGTTTGACAAGATCGGTCGCCGGGTCGCCTACCATCTGTTTCGGGAACACCCCGGTGAACAGCCCATGCTGTTCAAAGCGGGGGATGTAGTCCGGGTGCCAGGCTCAGAAGTGTGTCACATTTTCAAACCTCTGCGCCCCGGTCAGCTAAGAGGAGAACCCTGGATGGCTCAGGCGTTGGTCCGCCTCCATGAGTTGGATCAGTACGACGATGCGGAGCTGGTGCGGAAAAAGACCGCCGCGCTCATCGCCGGCTTCATCACCAAACCTGACCCCGAGTTGGGCGTTGGCGGTGAGGATGGACAGGACCCGGATGAACAGGGGGCCGTCCCCGTCACCTGGGCTCCCGGCACCATGCAGGTCCTGCTACCCGGTGAGGATGTAAAGTTTTCCGATCCGGCAGACGTGGGCGGTCAATACGGGGAGTTCATGCGCACCCAACTCCGCGCTGTGGCTGTAGGGCTTGGGCTGACTTATGAGCAACTCACCGGCGACCTCACTGGGGTGAACTACTCCTCCATCCGTGCTGGCATGGTGGAGTTTCGCCGCCGCATGGAACAGATCCAGCGCATGGTCTTGATCCATCAGCTTTGCCGCCCTGTATGGGAACGGTGGATGGATCAGGCTGTTTTGTCGGGTGCTTTGCAGCTTCCCGAGTACAGCAAACGCCGCCGTGAATATCTGGCGGTGAAGTGGATACCTCAAGGGTGGACCTGGGTGGATCCACAAAAAGAGATGAACTCCATCATCTGGGCGATCCGGGCTGGTCTGCTCAGTCGGGCTGAAGCAGTCTCTACCTACGGCTATGACATCGAAGAGATCGACCGGGAGATCGTAGCCGATAACAAGCGTGCCGATGAACTGGGGCTTGTGTTTGACTCTGACTCACGGCGTACTTCCCGGTCGGGAGTTTCGCGGGACAGCAAGCAGAGTGATACAGAGCTTGTGGATCTGAATGCATAA
- a CDS encoding S49 family peptidase, with product MTQNMLPHLASRILGTPLMVDRARLETILSVIGPRVGLEPTAMPSGFEPKDHSSDLMVTPNGIAVVPIHGTLVKRAGAIEAASGLTSYASVEEKLLDAATDPAVRAILMDIDSPGGEVGGVFDLADMISEAGQGKPIWALADDAFSAAYLIASQAHRIIVPQTAGVGSIGVIAVHVDESEKDAKEGRSYTTVFAGARKNDFSTHAPLSLEARTNLQLEVDRLYGMFVAAVAAGRKMHESAVRATEAGLFFGDKAIRVGLADQVGTIRDALAGLSITIDASKKTHSHRAALPREPVYMEETMPMEENPAAETSVVTSRQSQPDLHVKSDIMSDLTDQSAVSNVVDLDKVRAEHGQQMRNEAQAIVDLCALAGMPHLAGGYIAEGTAAEAVRKELLAKRADAEEIHSEVMPGDGTRMQPRQSLETNPVVASCRKLAGQ from the coding sequence ATGACACAAAACATGTTGCCCCATCTGGCATCCCGGATTCTCGGGACGCCGCTTATGGTCGACCGCGCCCGTTTGGAGACCATCCTCTCGGTCATTGGTCCCCGCGTCGGCTTGGAGCCAACGGCCATGCCCAGCGGCTTTGAGCCCAAGGACCATAGCTCTGATTTGATGGTCACCCCCAATGGAATCGCCGTCGTGCCTATCCACGGCACCCTGGTAAAACGGGCGGGAGCCATTGAGGCTGCATCGGGACTCACGTCCTACGCATCCGTTGAAGAAAAACTGCTGGATGCTGCTACCGACCCAGCCGTGCGAGCAATCCTGATGGATATCGACTCCCCTGGTGGTGAGGTGGGTGGCGTGTTCGATCTGGCCGACATGATCAGTGAAGCGGGGCAGGGCAAGCCCATCTGGGCGCTGGCCGATGACGCTTTCTCTGCTGCCTATCTTATCGCCTCCCAGGCTCATCGGATCATCGTGCCCCAGACTGCGGGGGTGGGCTCCATCGGCGTCATAGCTGTTCATGTGGATGAGTCGGAGAAGGATGCCAAAGAGGGGCGTAGCTACACCACGGTGTTTGCCGGAGCCCGGAAAAATGACTTTTCCACCCACGCCCCTCTCTCTCTAGAGGCCCGGACTAACCTGCAACTGGAGGTAGATCGGCTCTACGGTATGTTCGTCGCCGCCGTGGCGGCAGGTCGCAAGATGCATGAATCGGCGGTGCGTGCCACCGAGGCAGGCCTGTTCTTTGGCGACAAGGCAATCCGGGTTGGTCTGGCTGACCAGGTTGGCACCATCCGGGATGCCCTGGCTGGCCTGTCAATAACTATTGATGCGTCCAAAAAGACCCATTCTCACCGAGCGGCACTGCCGCGGGAACCTGTGTATATGGAGGAAACCATGCCCATGGAAGAAAATCCGGCGGCTGAAACATCTGTTGTCACGTCACGACAATCCCAACCTGACCTTCACGTCAAATCCGACATAATGTCGGATTTGACTGACCAATCTGCGGTATCCAACGTTGTGGACCTAGACAAGGTCCGAGCCGAGCATGGCCAACAGATGCGTAACGAAGCGCAGGCTATTGTCGATCTCTGTGCCCTGGCGGGCATGCCTCACTTGGCAGGCGGCTATATCGCCGAAGGTACTGCTGCTGAGGCGGTACGCAAAGAGCTACTGGCCAAACGGGCCGATGCTGAAGAGATCCACTCCGAGGTGATGCCTGGTGATGGCACCCGTATGCAGCCCAGACAGAGTCTTGAAACCAACCCGGTGGTGGCCTCCTGCCGCAAACTCGCCGGTCAATAA
- a CDS encoding head decoration protein: MPAIQQANNLGDVLKFEAPNLYSRETVTVLGGVGTERVLPVGTVIGRRTKSEVAAAADAGNSGDGTIGTVTLGSQAVPGVYSLTCIIASADSGTFQVVDPNGHRLPDVTVGMAYDTSHLKFTIDDGTTDFVVGDHFTVLVTGDSNVVAMDPTAVDGSADPIGIIAQRVVASVGQDTPEVAILRHAILADHAVVWPESINETQKLGATAALEARGILIRLGV, from the coding sequence ATGCCTGCGATTCAACAAGCCAACAATCTTGGGGATGTGCTCAAGTTTGAAGCCCCCAACCTTTATTCCCGAGAGACCGTCACCGTGCTGGGTGGGGTGGGGACCGAACGGGTACTGCCTGTAGGTACCGTGATTGGTCGCCGTACCAAATCCGAGGTAGCCGCTGCGGCCGATGCGGGTAACTCCGGGGATGGTACCATCGGGACCGTTACCCTGGGATCCCAGGCCGTACCCGGTGTCTACAGCCTCACTTGCATCATCGCCAGCGCCGACAGCGGCACCTTTCAGGTAGTGGATCCCAATGGTCACCGCCTGCCCGATGTGACGGTGGGGATGGCCTATGACACCTCTCACCTGAAATTCACCATAGATGATGGAACCACTGACTTTGTGGTGGGGGATCACTTCACCGTGCTGGTCACCGGGGATAGCAACGTAGTGGCCATGGACCCCACAGCGGTGGATGGCTCTGCTGATCCTATCGGCATCATCGCTCAGCGGGTAGTGGCCTCTGTAGGCCAGGATACCCCAGAGGTGGCCATCCTTCGCCATGCCATTCTGGCTGACCATGCTGTGGTCTGGCCTGAATCCATCAATGAAACACAGAAACTGGGAGCCACGGCGGCCCTTGAGGCCCGGGGCATCCTTATCCGTTTGGGAGTATGA
- a CDS encoding major capsid protein, with translation MALAANPFNNDAFGAVALTAAINILPNRYGKLEGLNLMPSKPVRLRQIAIEERNGVLSLLPTAAVGSPGSTGKRGKRRIRSFVIPHIPHDDVVLPEEIAGVRAFGSEGELEAVSDVLAMHLQSMRDKHAITLEHLRMGALKGEILDADGSVIYNLFDEFQISPKTINFELDDATTDVKAKCLELKRYLEDNLRGEFMTGIHVLVSPEFMDALTGHARVESAYQLWQQGLMLRSDMRHGFEFGGVIFEEYRGQATDPGGAVRRFIAAGEGHAFPTGTSQTFCTYFAPADFNESVNTLGQPLYAKQEPRKFERGTDLHTQSNPLPMCHRPGVLVKLTAS, from the coding sequence ATGGCTCTTGCCGCAAATCCATTCAATAATGACGCTTTCGGGGCGGTAGCTCTGACAGCGGCCATCAATATTCTGCCCAACCGCTACGGTAAGCTTGAGGGCCTCAATCTGATGCCTTCCAAACCGGTCCGACTGCGCCAGATCGCCATTGAGGAGCGCAATGGGGTGCTCTCCCTGCTGCCTACCGCAGCAGTAGGATCCCCTGGAAGTACCGGTAAGCGCGGAAAACGGCGTATCCGCTCCTTTGTTATTCCCCATATCCCCCATGATGATGTGGTGCTCCCTGAAGAGATTGCCGGGGTGCGTGCCTTCGGCAGTGAAGGGGAGCTTGAGGCGGTCTCCGATGTGCTGGCCATGCATCTGCAATCCATGCGGGATAAACATGCCATCACTCTTGAGCACCTGCGTATGGGGGCTTTGAAGGGAGAGATACTCGATGCCGATGGCTCGGTAATCTACAACCTCTTTGATGAGTTCCAAATCAGCCCTAAAACCATCAACTTTGAATTGGATGACGCTACCACCGATGTGAAGGCCAAATGCCTGGAGCTGAAACGCTATCTGGAGGATAACCTCCGGGGGGAATTCATGACCGGGATCCATGTGCTGGTTTCTCCAGAGTTTATGGATGCCCTGACCGGCCATGCCCGCGTCGAAAGCGCCTATCAGCTTTGGCAGCAGGGGCTGATGTTGCGTAGTGACATGCGCCATGGGTTTGAGTTTGGAGGCGTTATATTCGAAGAGTATCGGGGCCAAGCGACGGATCCCGGTGGTGCCGTGCGGCGCTTTATCGCTGCAGGGGAGGGGCATGCGTTTCCTACAGGGACCAGCCAGACATTCTGTACCTATTTTGCCCCGGCTGACTTCAATGAGTCGGTTAACACCCTGGGGCAGCCGCTCTATGCCAAGCAGGAGCCCCGTAAGTTTGAACGGGGCACCGACCTGCACACCCAGTCCAACCCGCTGCCCATGTGCCACCGCCCTGGCGTGCTGGTCAAACTGACCGCCAGCTGA
- a CDS encoding head-tail joining protein codes for MAAWDDGLIGLNAACIEVFGQAIIHTPAGGEPSELSAIFDSSREITTIDAVGVPVQSYRPVIEGREADFATRPAVGDGVAVGGINYRVMDVQPHGDGWLALILRR; via the coding sequence ATGGCTGCCTGGGATGACGGGCTGATTGGTCTCAATGCAGCCTGTATTGAGGTCTTTGGCCAAGCCATCATCCACACCCCCGCTGGCGGGGAGCCATCTGAGCTCTCCGCCATTTTTGATTCCAGCCGTGAGATCACCACCATCGATGCCGTTGGTGTGCCGGTGCAGAGCTATCGACCGGTCATTGAGGGGCGAGAGGCCGACTTTGCCACACGTCCTGCGGTGGGTGATGGGGTGGCGGTCGGTGGGATCAACTACCGCGTCATGGATGTGCAACCCCATGGGGATGGTTGGTTGGCGCTGATTCTTCGGAGGTAA